The stretch of DNA TGTCGCCGACTCGAATAAAGACGGGTTTGTGCaatatgatgagtttgaaggggtTTTGAGTACGGTGGAGAAGGGTGAaagtggtggtgatggtggggTTATGGAGGAGTTGTTTAAGGTTATGGATAGTGATTGTGATGGGAGATTAGGTGTTGATGATTTAAGGAGTTATTTGAAATTAAGTGGGAtttatgttgatgatgatgagattAAGGGTATGATTTTATTGGGTGGTGGTAGTGTTTTTGATGGGGTTGATTTTAATGGCTTTCTTACTATTTTGAATCTTCATTATTAGTACTCTTTCCATTTTAGTCATTTGTTACTGGGgtgttttaatttaaagtaaaGAAATGATTGGGATAGAAGGAGTATTGTTAaagaaattagaaaaaaaaaattgaaatagaAGGAAACGAATGGAGATGTTACAGAAAGTCTCAAGGAGATTACTATCTAAAGTAATTGAATTAGACGGGTCGAGAACTCGAGATGAATACAATTGAGTTAGACGGGTGGAGAACTCGAGATGCAGACATTTGGGCTAGGTTGTCTTTATGTAATGTAATACTCTGTATTGGTTAACTTCAATTTTGTTTAATTCATTTGGTAATTCGTGATTTCATGGAAGTGAAATTGATTTTGGTTAGTACTCCATATGACAAAGATTCTAATAAAACAATCAATTATGTACTGTAGTATTTTGTACTAGTATTATCAAATACAGAGTATCAATAAAAATTATGTATCCATTTGTATGTCTTGCATCTTAGGAAGAACAAAACGTCTTGCTTATGACGGATAGTGCtcctctcacaataaggcaagtgAGAGGGCAAGTGGGGGGAAATTGAGCACCCCATGAATAGTGTCACTTGCATATTGTAAGatgggcactatccgtcttcagcttgagAATTTGTGTAGAAAAAATAGGCGTGAaatggaaataaacaacaatttatAACAACAATTTCATTGACAAGTCGGCCTATTATTATTCTTTTGCTCTTTTT from Silene latifolia isolate original U9 population chromosome 10, ASM4854445v1, whole genome shotgun sequence encodes:
- the LOC141606327 gene encoding calcium-binding protein CP1-like, with product MCPTGTTLRPKQISNDDKPDFRQAFAVMDADHDGKISSDDLRVFYAAVGDGGQGHAEDDMIKAMINVADSNKDGFVQYDEFEGVLSTVEKGESGGDGGVMEELFKVMDSDCDGRLGVDDLRSYLKLSGIYVDDDEIKGMILLGGGSVFDGVDFNGFLTILNLHY